A region of Ferviditalea candida DNA encodes the following proteins:
- a CDS encoding ABC transporter permease — translation MTLSKLAARTYGALIYGFLYLPILILVIFSFNDSKLNAVWTGFTFKWYGSLWQNANVLHAAKITLIVAFASTLLSVIFGILVAVGMYRYKFKGKSVLDGMLNVPLVLPEIVMGISLLAFFSMMKLPLGIATLIIAHVTFSIPYVIVVIRARLQGFDKSVEEAAMDLGANEWKTFRLITLPIIQPAIIASALLAFTISIDDVIVSFFVAGPGSTTLPLQIFSMVRFGVTPEINALSTIMLAATLFVVILSELLQKKQT, via the coding sequence ATGACGCTTTCAAAACTGGCCGCGAGGACCTATGGAGCTTTAATCTATGGGTTTTTGTATCTTCCGATATTGATTCTCGTAATTTTCTCGTTCAATGACTCCAAATTGAATGCGGTATGGACCGGGTTTACCTTCAAATGGTACGGATCGCTGTGGCAGAATGCCAACGTTCTGCATGCGGCCAAAATAACGCTGATCGTTGCATTTGCTTCAACCCTGCTGTCGGTTATCTTCGGCATTCTGGTGGCGGTGGGCATGTACCGGTACAAATTCAAAGGCAAATCGGTTTTGGACGGTATGCTTAATGTCCCGCTGGTTCTCCCGGAAATTGTAATGGGGATTTCCCTTCTGGCTTTTTTCTCCATGATGAAACTGCCATTGGGGATTGCGACGCTGATTATCGCGCACGTTACATTCAGCATTCCTTACGTTATTGTGGTCATTCGCGCGCGCTTGCAGGGTTTTGACAAATCCGTCGAAGAAGCGGCGATGGACTTGGGGGCGAATGAATGGAAAACCTTCCGGCTGATCACCCTGCCGATCATTCAACCCGCTATCATAGCAAGCGCCTTGCTTGCGTTTACGATTTCCATTGATGATGTGATCGTCAGTTTCTTTGTCGCCGGTCCCGGGAGCACGACGCTGCCGCTGCAAATTTTCTCGATGGTGCGTTTCGGAGTGACGCCGGAGATCAACGCATTATCGACGATCATGCTGGCGGCTACCTTGTTTGTCGTCATCCTAAGCGAGCTTCTTCAGAAAAAACAAACGTAA
- a CDS encoding C45 family autoproteolytic acyltransferase/hydolase, whose amino-acid sequence MIKRLKLHGSPKEIGEMHGREGRAEILRSMETYEALFYEYKQISWKKAKTIALEHVEAIRSYDEQLIEEMEGVARGSGLDFEDILALNARSEIALAGRKKKAFADGCTAVGVFPPISSDTIIGQNWDWKARQKESLLLLEIELADKPAITMLTEGGIIGKIGMNSAGVGVCLNALITNKRSKQVPIHLGLRSVLNSRSLHEAISKINHGQMASTANFLIGAADDEGNGMAVSIEVSPVGIDLLDNSGGKIVHTNHVCSADLKNSIADLNEFIFEDSMLRKKRAEQLLGMSQHAGDAVDERKLKKLFSDTFNAPNSINHYENPRVPEHRRMETVFSIVMNLSKKQMHLCVGKPTPEGYAMV is encoded by the coding sequence GTGATCAAAAGGTTGAAATTGCATGGATCACCAAAGGAAATCGGGGAAATGCACGGCCGGGAAGGCAGGGCCGAAATACTGCGCAGCATGGAAACCTACGAGGCTCTCTTTTATGAATACAAGCAAATCAGCTGGAAGAAAGCCAAAACGATCGCTTTGGAGCATGTGGAAGCGATCCGTTCCTATGACGAACAGCTGATCGAAGAAATGGAGGGGGTTGCCAGAGGCTCCGGCTTGGATTTCGAAGATATCCTCGCGTTGAACGCGAGAAGCGAAATTGCTCTGGCAGGCCGCAAAAAAAAGGCGTTTGCGGACGGATGCACCGCAGTCGGCGTGTTCCCGCCGATTTCGAGCGATACGATCATCGGACAAAATTGGGATTGGAAGGCCAGGCAGAAGGAAAGCCTGCTGCTGCTGGAAATCGAACTGGCGGATAAACCGGCCATTACCATGTTGACGGAAGGAGGGATCATCGGAAAAATCGGCATGAATTCAGCGGGAGTCGGTGTTTGCTTGAATGCGCTGATTACGAATAAAAGATCCAAGCAGGTGCCTATTCACTTGGGTTTGCGCAGTGTGCTGAATTCCCGTTCCCTGCATGAGGCGATTTCGAAGATAAATCACGGGCAAATGGCTTCGACCGCGAATTTCCTGATCGGAGCCGCTGACGATGAGGGTAATGGGATGGCCGTGAGCATTGAGGTATCCCCGGTCGGCATCGATCTGTTGGACAACAGCGGAGGCAAGATCGTCCATACCAATCACGTTTGCTCCGCAGACTTGAAGAACAGCATTGCGGATCTGAACGAATTTATATTTGAGGATTCGATGCTTCGCAAAAAACGAGCCGAGCAATTGCTGGGCATGAGCCAGCACGCGGGAGATGCGGTGGATGAGCGGAAGCTGAAGAAGCTGTTTTCCGACACGTTTAATGCGCCGAATTCGATCAATCACTATGAAAACCCGCGGGTTCCGGAGCATCGCCGGATGGAAACGGTCTTTTCCATAGTCATGAATCTTTCCAAAAAACAGATGCACTTATGCGTAGGCAAACCGACACCCGAAGGATACGCAATGGTTTAA
- a CDS encoding ABC transporter permease: MLVFLFVPLVLVLFVSFMSRGVYGGIDYTFTLDNYKRFFDSLYFMMFLESILVAFITTFACVIFGYPFAYLIARSPVKYRTILMFLVIIPFWTNSLIRTYSWIVLLRTEGVINSLFLHYHWISQPLNLLYNNGAVLIGLIYTLFPFMVLPLYASIEKLDISLLEAASDLGAKGWQTFIKVTLPLTMPGVVAGSILVFIPTMGLFFIPDLLGGAKTMMIGNLIKNQFLTARDWPFGSALSIILIVATMLMIAGYFKFSGGKKEDLELI; this comes from the coding sequence ATGCTTGTCTTTTTGTTTGTTCCGCTGGTGTTGGTGCTGTTCGTCAGTTTTATGTCAAGAGGCGTGTACGGCGGCATCGATTACACGTTTACTTTGGATAATTACAAGCGCTTTTTTGATTCGCTGTATTTTATGATGTTTTTGGAATCGATTCTGGTCGCTTTCATAACAACGTTTGCCTGCGTGATTTTCGGGTATCCATTTGCCTACCTGATTGCCCGCTCGCCAGTGAAATACCGGACGATCTTGATGTTTTTGGTCATTATCCCTTTCTGGACGAATTCATTGATCCGCACTTATTCATGGATCGTTCTGCTGCGCACGGAGGGAGTGATCAACTCGCTGTTTCTGCATTATCATTGGATATCGCAGCCGCTGAACCTTTTATACAACAATGGCGCGGTATTGATCGGACTCATCTACACGTTGTTCCCGTTTATGGTCCTGCCCTTGTATGCTTCCATTGAAAAGCTGGATATATCGCTGCTGGAGGCCGCCAGTGATTTGGGAGCCAAAGGATGGCAGACGTTTATTAAGGTAACGCTGCCTTTGACCATGCCCGGGGTAGTGGCCGGCTCCATATTGGTGTTTATTCCGACAATGGGCCTGTTCTTCATACCCGATTTGTTGGGGGGAGCCAAGACGATGATGATCGGAAACCTGATCAAAAATCAATTTTTGACGGCGAGAGACTGGCCGTTTGGTTCAGCCCTTTCGATCATCCTCATTGTCGCCACGATGTTGATGATTGCAGGGTATTTCAAATTCTCCGGCGGGAAAAAAGAAGATTTGGAGTTGATATAG
- a CDS encoding NAD(P)/FAD-dependent oxidoreductase, which yields MDLVSVWEATANPSKPRSSLEGDHYCDVVVIGAGFTGLSTAYHLQKNNTRTIVLEQSKVGAGGSGRNGGQILTGYLHSMSALVKQKGLDAARQMLQMSLDSIALIESITQENGISCSFQRKGHLAAAYKPSHLEELKKEQQALQRDFNYSVKIVEKRDLPNELKTDFYFGGSIDETSASFHPMNYALGLAEAVENQGGTIFERSPARSIERDAQNRVVVKTEHGRVIANELVIATNAYSGNLHPLISKTIIPVESIMIATEQLPEKLAQSLIPQDRSVYDTKYMLYYFRRTPDNRIAFGGSGRTTGKRDARELFLNLRAGMVKVFPELEKARIEYSWSGKVGFTRERLPYIGKLKDGTHFAYGYAGHGAAMSTLMGKLLAANIRREQRGEGRQNPLEINELRPIPFYSQSSKVVGLMKYYYKFLDYIS from the coding sequence ATGGATTTGGTATCCGTTTGGGAAGCGACGGCCAATCCCTCAAAACCGCGTTCGTCGTTAGAGGGAGACCACTACTGCGACGTTGTGGTGATCGGAGCCGGCTTTACGGGACTTTCCACAGCTTATCATTTACAGAAAAATAACACCCGAACCATTGTATTGGAACAGTCCAAAGTAGGCGCCGGAGGCAGCGGGAGAAACGGCGGGCAGATTCTCACAGGCTATCTCCATTCCATGAGCGCTTTGGTCAAACAAAAGGGTCTGGATGCGGCCAGACAGATGCTGCAAATGTCCCTCGATTCCATCGCATTGATTGAAAGCATCACGCAGGAGAACGGCATTTCATGCTCGTTCCAAAGAAAAGGCCATTTGGCAGCTGCCTACAAACCCTCTCATCTGGAGGAACTGAAAAAAGAACAGCAAGCCCTTCAACGGGACTTCAATTATTCCGTCAAAATCGTCGAGAAGCGGGATTTGCCGAATGAACTGAAAACGGATTTTTATTTCGGCGGCTCCATTGACGAGACCAGCGCTTCGTTCCACCCGATGAATTATGCTTTGGGATTGGCGGAGGCCGTGGAGAATCAGGGCGGAACAATCTTCGAACGCTCGCCCGCGCGCTCCATCGAGCGGGATGCGCAAAACAGGGTTGTGGTGAAGACGGAACACGGCAGGGTTATTGCCAATGAGCTTGTCATTGCCACGAATGCCTACTCTGGTAATCTGCATCCGCTCATTTCGAAAACGATCATTCCCGTGGAAAGCATCATGATCGCCACAGAGCAGCTGCCCGAAAAACTGGCGCAGTCCTTGATTCCGCAAGATCGGTCCGTCTATGACACCAAATACATGCTTTATTATTTCCGGAGAACGCCGGACAACCGGATCGCTTTCGGAGGTTCGGGCAGAACGACGGGAAAGCGGGATGCGCGGGAATTGTTCTTGAATCTGCGCGCTGGCATGGTCAAGGTTTTCCCTGAATTGGAAAAAGCCCGCATCGAGTACAGCTGGAGCGGAAAGGTCGGGTTTACCCGGGAGAGGCTTCCGTATATCGGCAAGCTTAAGGACGGCACGCATTTTGCCTACGGCTATGCCGGTCATGGAGCGGCGATGTCGACCTTGATGGGGAAATTGCTTGCGGCGAACATTCGGCGGGAGCAGCGAGGTGAAGGCAGACAAAATCCGCTGGAAATCAACGAATTGAGGCCGATCCCGTTCTACAGCCAATCCAGCAAAGTTGTCGGTTTGATGAAATACTATTATAAATTTTTGGATTACATTTCATAA
- a CDS encoding ABC transporter substrate-binding protein produces the protein MTVKNLRISLLILILVLSTVLTACGSSSNQSAESNGGGQQSAAPAQQSAAPAESAAPAAPAATTENKPVPKPANDKSDTEKVVNVFNWSEYLPDTVIKQFEQETGIKVNYDTYSSNEEMMAKLSAGNAGYDISVASTYYVEVLRKSDMLLQIDKTRLPNMKNLGKSFLGLYFDPNNDYSIPYMWGKVVIAYNTKLVGKEITSYRDLYDPMFKNNLVLLDDVRSMVGVTLAMLGYDQNSTDPKQLDEAKAELMKLKSNIKAFDSDSPKTKLISGDVKAGIVWDAEGWLAHDANKDIKVVYPKEGMNLWQDNFVIPKDAPHYTNALKFINFILRPEISAEVSKTYPYGNPNEEALKLLPKEILDKIVVPESELKKGQYNRDVGKATVLYDRIWSELKQ, from the coding sequence ATGACAGTTAAGAATTTGAGAATTTCATTGCTGATTTTGATTTTGGTATTGTCAACGGTGCTGACAGCTTGCGGATCAAGCTCCAATCAAAGCGCCGAATCCAACGGGGGAGGGCAGCAATCGGCCGCTCCCGCCCAGCAATCCGCGGCGCCGGCTGAGAGCGCAGCTCCTGCGGCACCTGCAGCAACGACGGAAAATAAGCCCGTTCCGAAGCCGGCTAACGACAAAAGCGATACGGAAAAAGTAGTCAACGTATTCAACTGGTCGGAGTATTTGCCGGATACGGTCATTAAGCAGTTCGAGCAGGAAACGGGCATTAAAGTCAATTATGACACGTATTCCTCCAATGAAGAAATGATGGCAAAGCTGTCGGCGGGGAACGCGGGTTACGATATCAGTGTGGCTTCCACGTACTATGTTGAAGTCTTAAGAAAAAGCGATATGCTGCTGCAAATCGATAAAACCCGGCTGCCGAATATGAAGAACCTCGGAAAAAGTTTCCTGGGACTTTACTTTGACCCGAATAACGATTACTCCATCCCTTATATGTGGGGTAAAGTCGTGATCGCGTACAACACCAAATTGGTGGGCAAAGAAATTACATCCTATCGCGATCTGTACGATCCGATGTTTAAAAACAATCTGGTTTTGCTCGATGACGTTCGTTCCATGGTGGGTGTAACTCTGGCCATGCTGGGATATGATCAAAATTCGACGGATCCCAAGCAATTGGATGAAGCGAAGGCAGAGCTAATGAAGTTGAAGTCGAATATCAAAGCGTTTGACAGCGACAGCCCGAAAACCAAGCTGATCAGCGGCGACGTCAAGGCAGGCATCGTGTGGGATGCCGAGGGTTGGCTGGCTCATGACGCGAATAAAGATATTAAAGTGGTATATCCGAAGGAAGGCATGAACTTGTGGCAGGATAACTTCGTCATACCGAAGGATGCGCCGCATTATACGAATGCGTTGAAATTCATCAATTTTATCCTGCGCCCGGAAATCAGTGCCGAGGTTTCCAAGACGTATCCGTACGGGAATCCGAACGAAGAAGCGCTCAAGCTGCTGCCGAAGGAAATTCTTGATAAAATCGTGGTTCCGGAATCGGAATTGAAAAAAGGCCAATATAATCGCGATGTCGGCAAAGCGACCGTTCTCTATGATCGGATCTGGTCTGAGCTGAAGCAGTAA
- a CDS encoding GNAT family N-acetyltransferase yields the protein MSGIDLRKFEKKIILRNIRKEDIDEIIQLQTVCFPGMETWTREQLESHIDIFPEGQFCVEYDGKIIGSCSSLIIDFEEYDDKHSYNEITDDGYIRNHDPEGQNLYGIEVMVHPEYRRMKIGQRLYEARRKLVQEKNLESIIIGGRISNYHKYADVMSPRKYVEQVLQQKLYDPPLTFQMMNGFVLKRINANYLPDDAQSLNYATLMEWNNPDYLPKSRRYYKRSFPVRISVIQYMLKKIESFDDFVKQCEYFVDASSNSRSDFAVFPETFTTQLLSFLDETIPSKQVHKLTEFTEQYIEMFTDLAVKYNINIIGGSHFVKEQDDGIYNVAYLFRRDGTIERQTKIHISNEERRWWGVQAGKKVQVFDTDCGKIAILIGYDIIFPELARMAIDQGAQIIFTPFSSEDQQGYLRIRYCAQARAVENQAYTVIAGTIGNMTHVEHLDVQYAQSGIYSPSDYTFPGDGVVGECNPNIETIVVGEVDLELIRRNRNTGSVTPLKDRRNDVYRVITVN from the coding sequence ATGTCAGGTATTGATTTGAGGAAATTCGAAAAGAAAATCATCCTGAGAAATATTCGAAAAGAAGACATTGACGAAATCATTCAATTGCAAACGGTTTGCTTCCCGGGAATGGAAACCTGGACCCGGGAACAGCTGGAAAGCCATATCGATATTTTTCCCGAAGGACAGTTCTGCGTCGAATACGACGGCAAGATTATCGGTTCGTGTTCAAGCTTGATCATTGACTTCGAAGAGTATGACGACAAGCATTCCTACAACGAAATTACGGACGACGGCTATATTCGCAATCATGACCCGGAAGGCCAGAATTTGTACGGAATCGAAGTCATGGTTCATCCGGAATACCGGAGAATGAAGATCGGGCAGCGGCTGTATGAAGCACGCAGGAAGCTGGTGCAGGAGAAAAACCTGGAGAGCATCATCATCGGAGGGCGCATTTCCAATTACCATAAGTATGCGGATGTCATGTCCCCCAGAAAATACGTCGAACAGGTGCTGCAGCAAAAGCTTTACGATCCGCCGCTCACCTTTCAGATGATGAACGGCTTCGTATTGAAGCGGATCAATGCCAATTATTTGCCCGATGATGCCCAATCCTTGAATTACGCCACATTGATGGAGTGGAACAATCCGGATTATTTGCCCAAATCCAGACGCTATTATAAACGTTCATTTCCGGTTCGGATATCCGTCATCCAGTACATGTTGAAAAAAATCGAAAGCTTTGACGACTTCGTCAAGCAGTGCGAGTATTTCGTCGATGCCAGCTCGAATTCCCGCTCCGATTTTGCCGTATTTCCGGAAACGTTCACGACGCAATTGCTGTCTTTCCTCGATGAGACGATTCCCAGCAAGCAGGTGCACAAGCTCACCGAGTTTACCGAGCAATACATTGAAATGTTCACCGATTTGGCCGTGAAATACAACATCAACATCATAGGCGGCTCGCATTTTGTGAAGGAGCAAGACGACGGAATCTACAATGTCGCCTATCTGTTCAGAAGGGATGGAACCATCGAACGGCAGACCAAAATTCATATTTCCAACGAGGAGCGCCGCTGGTGGGGAGTGCAGGCAGGGAAAAAAGTTCAAGTATTCGATACGGACTGCGGAAAAATCGCCATCCTCATCGGCTATGACATTATTTTTCCGGAGCTGGCGCGCATGGCCATTGACCAGGGAGCACAGATCATTTTCACGCCGTTCAGCTCGGAGGATCAGCAAGGCTATTTGCGAATTCGATATTGCGCCCAAGCGAGAGCGGTGGAGAACCAGGCTTATACCGTCATTGCCGGGACGATTGGAAATATGACGCATGTCGAGCATTTGGATGTGCAGTATGCGCAATCCGGCATTTATTCTCCGTCGGACTATACGTTCCCCGGGGACGGAGTTGTAGGGGAGTGCAATCCCAATATCGAAACGATTGTGGTCGGCGAGGTCGATTTGGAATTGATCCGGCGCAACCGCAATACGGGTTCCGTTACTCCGTTAAAGGATCGGCGGAATGATGTGTACCGGGTAATAACAGTCAATTAG
- a CDS encoding carbon-nitrogen hydrolase family protein, producing MQINIAAVQFRLKSIHSKEEFFRQVEDYIQQALTHEPHFIVFPELFTAELAAIQPKAPFEVVRDINDYLPDYLDFFTRYSKQYQVYIVAGTIIVKDDGGDYVNRAYLFRPDGTNVYQDKIHLTQWEALEWDLKQGNELHVFDTEHGKVSLLTCYDIEFPELSRYAVSKGAVILFSPSSTASRQGLYRVKSCAKARAIENQCFVVVTGTTGTIDEMPDFKNNFTTGGIYAPCDAYFPSEGVIAEGIENEEMIVSGAVDMEALHLSRSTLTNISTPLLKNMRNDLYSVEFKA from the coding sequence GTGCAAATCAACATTGCGGCTGTGCAGTTTCGGTTGAAGAGCATTCACAGCAAGGAGGAGTTTTTCCGCCAAGTTGAGGACTACATACAGCAGGCGTTGACGCATGAACCGCATTTCATCGTGTTTCCTGAATTGTTCACGGCGGAATTGGCTGCGATTCAGCCGAAAGCGCCTTTTGAGGTCGTCCGGGACATCAACGATTATTTGCCCGATTATCTTGATTTTTTTACCCGCTACAGCAAGCAATATCAGGTTTATATCGTCGCCGGAACGATCATCGTCAAAGATGACGGCGGCGACTATGTAAATCGCGCATATCTTTTTCGGCCGGATGGAACTAACGTATATCAGGACAAAATCCACTTGACTCAGTGGGAAGCGCTTGAATGGGATCTAAAGCAGGGCAACGAGCTTCACGTCTTTGATACCGAGCATGGAAAGGTTTCCTTGCTGACGTGTTACGATATCGAGTTTCCGGAATTGTCCCGATATGCCGTATCCAAGGGGGCGGTGATTCTTTTTTCCCCGTCCAGCACAGCCTCCCGACAAGGATTATACCGGGTCAAATCCTGCGCAAAAGCGCGGGCGATCGAGAACCAGTGCTTTGTTGTCGTAACGGGAACAACCGGCACGATCGATGAAATGCCTGATTTCAAGAACAACTTTACAACCGGGGGCATCTATGCTCCATGCGATGCGTATTTTCCGTCCGAGGGTGTGATTGCGGAAGGAATCGAGAATGAGGAAATGATTGTTTCAGGCGCGGTAGATATGGAGGCGCTGCATCTCTCCCGAAGCACGCTCACCAACATATCGACGCCGCTGCTGAAAAATATGCGCAACGATTTGTATTCCGTGGAATTCAAAGCATAG
- a CDS encoding ABC transporter ATP-binding protein → MFLSEYMVEIIDVVKSFGSHNAVNNVSFNVKKGEFLTLLGPSGCGKTTTLRMIAGFEQLTSGEIKIDGKDVGRLAPYERDVNTVFQSYALFPHMTVSDNIAFGLKMKKKKKGEIQEEVERALKLVQLEGFAKRKPDQLSGGQKQRVAIARALVNNPKVLLLDEPLGALDLQLRKQMQIELKHLQQRLGITFIYVTHDQEEALTMSDRIAIMNGGNLEQIGGASDVYEKPRTKFVAGFIGETNLFTGKVLAVDSNQALADIEGSRIPIKAANGLKPQDEIILTVRPERAWLEKQPSEGTPHLQGEFVEKIYIGSVVKSVLKLASGRQVTISESPSKVTELAVGETAYVYWDLGKAEVLTK, encoded by the coding sequence ATGTTCTTGAGCGAATATATGGTGGAAATCATCGATGTCGTCAAAAGTTTCGGCAGTCACAATGCAGTAAACAATGTTTCGTTCAACGTCAAAAAAGGAGAATTTTTGACGCTTCTCGGTCCCAGCGGCTGCGGCAAGACGACAACTCTGCGGATGATTGCGGGGTTCGAACAGCTCACATCGGGCGAGATTAAAATCGACGGTAAAGATGTCGGAAGGCTGGCTCCGTACGAGCGGGATGTCAACACGGTATTCCAAAGCTATGCGCTGTTCCCGCATATGACGGTGTCCGACAATATTGCCTTTGGTTTAAAAATGAAGAAGAAAAAGAAAGGCGAAATTCAGGAAGAGGTTGAACGGGCGTTGAAGCTTGTTCAGCTCGAGGGATTTGCGAAAAGAAAACCCGATCAGTTGAGCGGCGGTCAAAAGCAAAGGGTCGCGATTGCCCGGGCGCTTGTCAACAATCCGAAGGTTTTGCTGCTGGATGAGCCTTTGGGCGCATTGGATTTGCAACTGCGCAAGCAAATGCAGATTGAATTGAAGCATCTGCAGCAGCGATTGGGAATAACCTTTATTTACGTCACCCATGATCAGGAGGAAGCGTTGACGATGTCTGACCGGATCGCCATCATGAACGGCGGAAATCTGGAGCAAATCGGCGGGGCCAGCGACGTATACGAGAAGCCGAGAACCAAATTCGTCGCGGGATTTATCGGCGAAACGAATCTGTTTACCGGCAAAGTGCTTGCCGTCGACAGCAATCAGGCGCTTGCCGATATTGAAGGCAGCCGGATTCCGATCAAAGCGGCAAACGGACTGAAGCCGCAGGACGAAATCATTCTGACGGTCCGGCCGGAAAGAGCATGGCTCGAAAAACAGCCGTCAGAAGGAACCCCGCATCTGCAAGGAGAGTTCGTCGAAAAAATCTATATCGGTTCTGTAGTGAAGTCGGTGCTTAAATTAGCGAGCGGCAGACAGGTCACGATCAGTGAATCTCCCTCCAAAGTGACGGAGCTCGCCGTCGGTGAAACTGCTTATGTCTATTGGGACTTGGGGAAAGCGGAAGTGCTGACGAAATAA
- a CDS encoding aldehyde dehydrogenase family protein, whose translation MLHLKMYIDGKWVDAQSGATREVINPANGEVIAVATEGGAEDARLAIAAARRAFDSGVWSDMPAVERGKYLLKIANKLEEKAEELKVLETMDCGKPHRESEFDIADAINCFRYYAGIVTKPDGQTYHVSDPMQAMVVREPVGVCGLIVPWNYPLLMAIWKVAPALAAGNTIVLKPSEITPVTSIKLFEIMEEVGIPAGVANLVLGAGATAGNEIAESHLVDMVSFTGGTATGRHIMKAAAGNLKKISLELGGKSPNIVFADADFETAVDFAMFGIFANSGQVCSAGSRLLIEESIHDRFVERLVERTRQIRVGAGDAAETEMGPLVSKQHMEKVLGYIKLGVEEGARLVCGGNRMTGGGYEQGCFVEPTIFVDAAPNMRIVQEEIFGPVLVVQKFKDEQEAIALANGTVYGLAGGVFTQDGAKAMRVIKALRAGITWINTYHPTYNEAPWGGYKQSGIGRSLGTYGYEEFTEVKQININLQVEPIRWFEN comes from the coding sequence ATGCTGCATTTGAAAATGTATATTGATGGGAAATGGGTGGATGCGCAAAGCGGTGCAACCCGGGAGGTAATAAATCCGGCTAACGGTGAAGTGATCGCTGTGGCGACGGAAGGCGGAGCGGAAGATGCCCGATTGGCCATTGCAGCGGCCAGACGCGCGTTCGATTCGGGAGTTTGGTCCGATATGCCGGCAGTGGAACGCGGCAAATACCTGTTGAAAATTGCTAACAAGCTGGAGGAAAAAGCGGAAGAGCTGAAGGTTTTGGAGACGATGGATTGCGGCAAGCCGCATCGCGAATCCGAGTTCGATATTGCGGATGCGATCAACTGCTTCCGGTATTATGCGGGAATCGTTACCAAGCCCGACGGCCAAACCTACCATGTATCCGATCCGATGCAGGCCATGGTAGTCAGAGAACCGGTCGGCGTATGCGGGCTGATCGTTCCTTGGAATTATCCCCTGCTCATGGCTATTTGGAAGGTGGCTCCCGCATTGGCCGCCGGAAATACGATCGTGCTGAAGCCGTCGGAGATCACGCCGGTGACGTCCATTAAATTGTTCGAAATTATGGAGGAGGTCGGCATCCCCGCAGGAGTGGCCAATCTCGTTTTGGGAGCGGGGGCGACAGCAGGCAATGAAATTGCGGAAAGCCATCTGGTCGACATGGTTTCCTTCACGGGAGGCACCGCAACGGGCCGCCATATCATGAAGGCCGCTGCCGGAAACTTGAAGAAAATATCCCTGGAGCTTGGCGGCAAATCTCCGAATATTGTTTTTGCCGACGCCGATTTTGAAACGGCTGTGGATTTTGCCATGTTCGGCATTTTTGCAAACTCCGGTCAGGTCTGCTCTGCGGGCTCGCGGCTGTTGATCGAAGAAAGCATCCATGACAGGTTTGTTGAAAGATTGGTGGAAAGAACCCGGCAAATCCGGGTGGGTGCGGGGGATGCCGCCGAAACGGAAATGGGGCCGCTGGTCAGCAAACAGCACATGGAAAAAGTATTGGGCTATATCAAGCTCGGCGTGGAAGAAGGGGCCCGACTGGTATGCGGCGGAAACCGGATGACGGGGGGAGGCTACGAACAGGGGTGCTTTGTCGAACCGACAATTTTTGTGGATGCGGCTCCAAATATGAGAATTGTTCAAGAAGAAATTTTCGGACCGGTACTGGTCGTGCAAAAATTCAAGGACGAGCAGGAAGCGATTGCCTTGGCCAACGGAACGGTTTACGGTCTGGCCGGCGGCGTTTTCACGCAGGACGGCGCCAAAGCGATGCGCGTCATCAAAGCGCTTCGTGCCGGCATTACTTGGATTAATACGTATCACCCGACTTATAATGAAGCGCCTTGGGGCGGTTACAAGCAGAGCGGCATCGGCCGCAGTCTGGGAACGTACGGTTATGAAGAGTTCACTGAAGTAAAGCAAATCAATATCAATTTGCAGGTCGAGCCGATCCGTTGGTTTGAAAACTAA